In Ignavibacteria bacterium, the sequence GCATACGGTGAGGCGATAAATATTTGATTTCGGAATTGGGATTTTTGATTTTGGATTTATAAATAAAAATTTAATAAAAAAATCTGAGTTATCGAATGATCAATGAGATCCTTCGCTTCGCTCAGGATAAAAGGGAGTTTAAAATGGCATTAAAAGTCGGAGATAAAGCACCGGATTTCACATTACCATCATTTACACCATCTGCGGAGCTTGCACAGATATCACTTGGTGATTACAAAGGTAAAAATGTTGTATTGTTATTTTTTCCGCAGGCATTCACAGGCGTTTGCACAACAGAAATGTGTACAATGAGCGATAACTTCAACGCTTACCAGGGAATGAATGCTGAAATTCTTGGTATCAGTGTTGACGGAACATTTGTTCAGAAAGCATTTGCAGAAAAGAACGGAATTAAAATTCCGCTGCTCAGCGATTTCAACAAGGAAGTTATCAGGAAATATGATGTAGTACAGGCAGAATTCGCACACGGTCAGAAGGAAACAGCACAGAGAGCAGTTTACCTGATAGATAAAGACGGTGTTATAAAATATGTTGAAGTTACAGAAAACCCGGGTGTGCAGGTGAATTTTGACGCACTCAAAAACGCAGCTGCAGGGTTGTAAAAATCTTTTTTTGCGGGCTAGCGCAGCAATCTCATTATCTAAAAGATTGCCACGCTCACTTTGTTCGCTCGCAAAATAATATTGAATTCTAAATAAATTTCCAACAAGGGGCAAATGCCCCTTGTTGTTTATTAAAAGGAGAGTAAAATGTTAAAAGTTGGAGATAAAGCACCGGAATTCAGCCTGATCGGTGATAACGGTGAGAAAATTTCCCTGAAGGATTACAAAGGTAAAAAAGTAGTGCTCTATTTTTATCCCAAAGATATGACAAGCGGCTGCACTCAGGAAGCATGTGATTTCAGGGATAGTATAAAAAAGTTTGAAAAAAAGAATACTGTTGTTATAGGCGTATCGCCTGATGATACAAAAAGCCATAACAAGTTCAAGGATAAATACGGGCTTCCGTTCACTTTGCTGAGCGATGAAACAAAAGAAATGCTGAATGATTACGGTGTTTGGCAGGAAAAAAGTATGTACGGCAGGAAGTATATGGGAGTTGTAAGGACTACATTCATTATTGATGAAAAGGGAAAAATTGAAAAAATATATGATAAGGTGAAAGTACCGGGTCATATAGAAGAAATTCTTAAAGAAATATAGTTGTTTTTTTAATAGTTTAGATGTTATATTGCAAACATTCATTAACCAAAATCCAAACAAATGAAAAACAACGTACTGGCAGTTATTATGTTGGCAGCAATTTTTACTTCGATCAGTTTTTTCCAGGCTTGCAACGTTTCAACAGCAAATCTTTCTGATGTGAAGCTGTGTACAGAAAAAACTGATGCCGGATGTTCATCTGATGCATCAACATTTCCTGTAACTTCAGCAGCTGTTTATTGTTCAGCAGTTTTGAAAAATGCACCTACCGGTACAAAAGTAACTTTTGAATGGAAACATGACGGCAAAGAGCTTGGTCATGCGGATGTTGAATCAACCGGCGGTTCAGTTATTGGAAATATGAATATCAATGGTGCTCTTGAGCCCGGAAAATATTCAGTTACCGTAAAATTGAATTCAGATAATTCAACTCCAATTACAAAAGAATTTACTCTGGAATAATTTTAAGCATAAATAAATTACTAAAAGCCATTCAAACTGAATGGCTTTTTTTATTTATATTTTTCTATTTTTCAATAAATAACAAACCATTATCTTTGCCGATACATCTAAATTACAATATTTATGGCAGATACTGAAAGAAAAGAAAAATTTATCCAATCAATAAATGAGGGATATACCTTTAAAGGCGAAACTATTACCCTTGGCGCAGCTATACTTGATAAAGAAGTTTTAACAGGCACACATATTAAGCTGCCGCTGAAAACCATGAACAGGCATGGCCTTATAGCAGGGGCAACTGGTACAGGTAAAACTAAAACACTTCAGCTTATCACTGAATCACTTGCGGCAAAAAGTGTACCGGTTGTTGTAATGGATATTAAAGGTGACTTGAGCGGTGTTGCCAAACCGGGTATATCAAATCCTAAAATTGATGAGCGTATGCAGCACATCGGGCTTCAGTGGAATCCCGAAGGAAATACAATAGAATTTCTTACTATCTCAGCGGAAAAGGGTACAAGGCTAAGGGCAACAACTTCTGAATTCGGTCCGGTATTGTTTTCGAGGATGCTTGAGCTCAATGAAACACAGTCCAGCCTTGTTTCAGTTATTTTTAAATACAGCGATGATAAACAGCTCCCCCTGCTTGACCTGGCAGATATGAAGCGCTTGCTTCAGTATATACAGGAAGAAGGCAAAGCGGAATTTGAAGCTTCATATGGAAAAGTATCATCAAGCTCGCTGGGAATAATATTAAGAAAAATAGTTGAGCTTGAACAGCAGGGAGCGAACCAGTTCTTCGGAGAAAGGTCTTTTGAAGCTGAAGACCTTGCCCGGTGCGACAGCAACGGCAGGGGAGTAATTTCTGTTATCAGGCTTATCGATATGCAGCAAAAGCCAAAGCTCTTTTCAACTTTTTTATTAAGCCTGCTTGCAGAAATTTACGCAACTTTCCCGGAAGAAGGTGATTTAGACCAGCCAAAACTTGTAATTTTTATTGATGAAGCTCATTTACTTTTTAATGAAGCAAGTGATGCATTATTGAGCCAGATAGAAAGTATCATCAAACTAATTAGATCCAAAGGTGTCGGAATATTTTTCTGCACACAAAACCCGAATGATATACCTAATGTTGTGTTAAGCCAGTTAGGTATGAAAGTTCAGCACGCGCTTCGCGCATTTACCGCCAAAGATAGAAAAGATATCAAATTGATCTCTGAAAATTACCCGATGAGTGAATATTATGATATTGATGACCTGCTAACCAGTATGGGGATCGGTGAAGCAGCAGTAACAGTGCTTAGCGAAAAAGGGAATCCGACCCCGCTTGCAGCAACGCTGCTCTGCGCTCCGCGCTCAAGGATGGATATTTTAACTCCCGCCGAAATTGATGAAATAATTTCAGGTTCTAAAATAGCAGCTAAGTATAACGAGGTAATTGACAGGGAAAGCGCTCTGGAAATACTAAATAAAAAAATTGAAGAGCATGCCACTGAACAGCAGAAGGAAGAAGCGGAGAAAGTTGAAGCCAAGACTAAATCAGGTAAGACAGAAAAGAGTACAGTTGAAAAAGTATTGACCAGTACAACAGCAAAACAAGTTGGCAGGACAGTTGCGAGAGAGGTCACCCGGGGATTGCTGGGAATATTAGGAATTGGCGGTACAAGGACGAAGAAAAAATCAAGCTGGTTTTGACCCAATTCTGAGGAGCTTCAGCGACGAAGAATCTCATGGATAAAACATTAATTGTAGCTATATATTTATTCAGTCGATACATTGAAAAGAATTATGCCCTCCAATAATACTTTAGAAGGGCATTTTATATGAATGAATTAAGCAAACAAAGACTTAAACAAGCTCAGAAAAACCTGGAATTATTCGCTCAGCTTGATATTCGTGCCGCCGCTGTTACAGGTTCAGCTGCAAAAGGATATGCCGATGATAATTCAGATATTGATACGATAGTTATGCTGAACAGCCCTATGACTAAAGGTGAGTTTGATAAGATCATTAACGATGCTAAAGCATCAGGAGGTGATTTTTATCACGGCTCACCTGAAGAAGGATTTGCCGTATATTATTACATAGATGGCGTAAGGTGTGATTTCGGTTTCGGGCATTACAGCGAAACTGAAACTCTGATTAATGAAATGATTGAAAAGCCTGAAGTTGACCTGACAAAACATCTTATGATATCAGGTCTTTTAGATGGTTATATTTTGAAAGATTCTGCCTGGCTGGCTGCCCTTTTAAAAAAAGCTGAAGAGAACTTTCCAAAAGAGCTGCAGGTTATTATGGTGGAGCATTTTAAAAAATTCCATCCAGAATGGGC encodes:
- a CDS encoding peroxiredoxin, with product MALKVGDKAPDFTLPSFTPSAELAQISLGDYKGKNVVLLFFPQAFTGVCTTEMCTMSDNFNAYQGMNAEILGISVDGTFVQKAFAEKNGIKIPLLSDFNKEVIRKYDVVQAEFAHGQKETAQRAVYLIDKDGVIKYVEVTENPGVQVNFDALKNAAAGL
- the bcp gene encoding thioredoxin-dependent thiol peroxidase, whose amino-acid sequence is MLKVGDKAPEFSLIGDNGEKISLKDYKGKKVVLYFYPKDMTSGCTQEACDFRDSIKKFEKKNTVVIGVSPDDTKSHNKFKDKYGLPFTLLSDETKEMLNDYGVWQEKSMYGRKYMGVVRTTFIIDEKGKIEKIYDKVKVPGHIEEILKEI
- a CDS encoding DUF853 family protein translates to MADTERKEKFIQSINEGYTFKGETITLGAAILDKEVLTGTHIKLPLKTMNRHGLIAGATGTGKTKTLQLITESLAAKSVPVVVMDIKGDLSGVAKPGISNPKIDERMQHIGLQWNPEGNTIEFLTISAEKGTRLRATTSEFGPVLFSRMLELNETQSSLVSVIFKYSDDKQLPLLDLADMKRLLQYIQEEGKAEFEASYGKVSSSSLGIILRKIVELEQQGANQFFGERSFEAEDLARCDSNGRGVISVIRLIDMQQKPKLFSTFLLSLLAEIYATFPEEGDLDQPKLVIFIDEAHLLFNEASDALLSQIESIIKLIRSKGVGIFFCTQNPNDIPNVVLSQLGMKVQHALRAFTAKDRKDIKLISENYPMSEYYDIDDLLTSMGIGEAAVTVLSEKGNPTPLAATLLCAPRSRMDILTPAEIDEIISGSKIAAKYNEVIDRESALEILNKKIEEHATEQQKEEAEKVEAKTKSGKTEKSTVEKVLTSTTAKQVGRTVAREVTRGLLGILGIGGTRTKKKSSWF
- a CDS encoding nucleotidyltransferase domain-containing protein — its product is MNELSKQRLKQAQKNLELFAQLDIRAAAVTGSAAKGYADDNSDIDTIVMLNSPMTKGEFDKIINDAKASGGDFYHGSPEEGFAVYYYIDGVRCDFGFGHYSETETLINEMIEKPEVDLTKHLMISGLLDGYILKDSAWLAALLKKAEENFPKELQVIMVEHFKKFHPEWAIEKMTIGRGDLLYYYESIVEMTGNIIGILCGLNKYYHPGKLKGVEHTIEKMKIKPRDFINRYKFVLSAEKSEALKEMFNLVRETFDLIDKNLPEVSTARSRNILEMILRK